In Carya illinoinensis cultivar Pawnee chromosome 10, C.illinoinensisPawnee_v1, whole genome shotgun sequence, one DNA window encodes the following:
- the LOC122278326 gene encoding uncharacterized protein LOC122278326 produces MGRKPHLIRSNASPESCMAPSESSSIVNDFVMESPTCWCGLKTPLKTSHTKKNPGRRFFACPNYNTGDARCEFFVWLDILTLLEENFRVRENKASCCWEDVLQRDYDVRKREEKVRDAVKNLKKQKQKLLMMYWVLTFVVVFAWFG; encoded by the exons ATGG GGAGGAAACCCCACTTGATCCGGTCCAACGCTAGTCCAG AATCATGCATGGCACCATCCGAATCATCATCTATAGTTAATGATTTTGTGATGGAGTCACCAACTTGTTGGTGTGGTTTAAAAACACCACTAAAAACATCCCACACCAAAAAAAATCCCGGAAGGAGGTTTTTTGCATGCCCAAATTATAATACG GGAGATGCTCGGTGTGAATTTTTCGTTTGGTTGGATATACTAACTCTACTAGAGGAGAATTTTCGTGTCAGAGAGAATAAGGCTTCTTGTTGCTGGGAGGACGTATTACAGCGCGACTATGACGTTaggaaaagggaagaaaaagtcCGAGACGCTGTGAAGAATCtgaaaaaacagaaacaaaagttACTAATGATGTACTGGGTTTTGACATTTGTAGTTGTCTTTGCTTGGTTTGGATAA
- the LOC122278325 gene encoding protein FAR1-RELATED SEQUENCE 5-like, whose protein sequence is MANPFDEDFNPFENPFEHMPPYMPYTPPSNPEDLTPTAPPESTAAEFEKNVGCSSRIIDEDVHDAHEMVFDINEDLEGTTDVQEDEVPVDAPRSGMEFASVKDLTAYYKHYAKQQGFGVRIQRTRRDDDGRPVYVTVGCARGGKYQPKNSDMSKPRPTTRTDCKARVNATLSKTDKWVFTTVENIHNHVTVSPKKTRLLRSHKVLDEYSQRVLDLNDRAGIRMNKNFFSLVVDAGGYDNLQFQEKDCRNYIDKARYLRLGKGGGDALNQYFKRMRDKNDGFVSVMDVDDEGRLRNVFWADARSRAAYEYFGDVVTFDTTYLTNRYGMPFAPFVGVNHHGQSILLGAGLLSSEDTTTFVWLFQMWLDCMNGRAPCSIITDQDRAMKSAIAIVFPNTRHRFCLWHILRKLPEKLGSHALFNAGLKTDIQTTLYDSQTIPEFEESWGELLEKYDLVSNKWLEALYEERSFWVPVYLKGEFWAGMSTTQRSESMNAFFDGYVHSGTTLKEFVDQFDNALRKKVEVETLADFKSINQTIPCVSHFNIEKQFQSVYTNAKFKELQRELLGLMACNCSLVSTEGSILKYDVLDEISIDELIKTVNYSVYFNEKEVEVRCTCGLFETRGILCRHALRVCQLKKIKELPSVYVLDRWRKDVKRRYTLLRSSYDDHGDREDSRNYELVVKRCLKLATKIASNNEKVHAFLSVVDDFEKKCEDSTVDSTLIHTKEKADVVLDKGKKILSPNVVRGKGRPPSKRRVPPVEKMVTKKSKRTCRKILADESGLDDNPGSQHPQFSDGVYVGTQNSIITQSTPPGNENL, encoded by the exons ATGGCCAACCCATTTGATGAAGACTTTAACCCATTTGAAAATCCATTTGAG CATATGCCACCTTATATGCCATACACTCCACCAAGTAATCCGGAAGACCTGACACCTACAGCGCCCCCTGAGTCAACTGCTgctgaatttgaaaaaaatgttggGTGTTCATCACGAATTATTGATGAGGATGTTCATGACGCCCATG AAATGGTATTCGACATAAATGAAGATTTAGAGGGTACCACTGATGTCCAGGAAGATGAGGTACCAGTTGATGCACCCAGATCCGGTATGGAATTTGCAAGTGTGAAAGACCTGACAGCCTACTATAAGCATTATGCGAAACAACAGGGTTTTGGTGTACGGATACAGAGGACTAGgagagatgatgatgggaggCCAGTTTATGTGACAGTTGGTTGTGCCCGTGGCGGAAAGTACCAACCTAAGAACAGTGATATGTCGAAACCACGGCCAACAACTAGGACGGATTGTAAGGCCAGAGTAAATGCGACATTGAGTAAGACTGACAAGTGGGTTTTCACCACTGTAGAAAATATACACAACCATGTAACTGTAAGCCCCAAGAAGACTAGGCTATTGCGATCTCACAAGGTTCTAGATGAATACAGCCAAAGGGTCCTTGACTTGAATGATCGAGCGGGTATACGGATGAATAAgaactttttttctcttgttgTTGATGCGGGAGGTTATGACAATCTTCAGTTTCAGGAGAAAGATTGTCGGAATTATATTGATAAAGCCAGATATTTACGGTTGGGTAAAGGAGGTGGAGATGCACTTAATCAGTATTTCAAAAGAATGAGAGACAAGAATGATGGGTTCGTTTCTGTCATGGACGTGGATGATGAGGGGAGGTTACGGAATGTCTTTTGGGCTGATGCTCGTAGTCGAGCGGCCTATGAGTATTTTGGCGATGTAGTAACCTTCGATACTACGTACCTAACAAATAGGTACGGGATGCCTTTCGCTCCATTCGTTGGTGTTAACCATCATGGGCAATCCATATTACTAGGGGCAGGATTGCTTTCGAGTGAGGACACAACCACTTTTGTGTGGTTATTTCAAATGTGGTTGGATTGCATGAATGGTCGGGCCCCCTGTTCCATCATAACCGACCAAGATCGGGCCATGAAGAGTGCtattgccattgttttccccaaCACTCGTCATAGATTTTGTTTATGGCATATCTTGCGCAAACTTCCAGAGAAGTTGGGGTCTCACGCACTGTTCAATGCGGGGTTGAAGACTGACATTCAGACAACATTATATGATTCACAGACCATCCCCGAATTTGAGGAGAGTTGGGGTGAACTACTTGAGAAGTATGATCTGGTCAGCAATAAATGGCTCGAAGCCTTATATGAGGAAAGATCTTTTTGGGTTCCAGTTTACTTGAAAGGTGAATTTTGGGCTGGTATGAGCACGACCCAAAGGTcagaaagcatgaatgcatttttcgATGGCTATGTGCATTCCGGAACGACATTGAAGGAATTTGTTGATCAGTTTGATAATGCACTTAGAAAGAAGGTCGAGGTCGAGACACTTGCTGATTTCAAATCTATCAACCAGACTATTCCCTGCGTATCTCACTTCAACATAGAGAAGCAATTCCAATCCGTATATACAAATGCAAAATTCAAAGAGCTCCAAAGGGAGTTGCTAGGCTTAATGGCTTGTAATTGTTCGTTGGTAAGCACAGAAGGGTCAATTTTAAAATACGATGTGTTGGATGAAATTAGTATTGACGAGCTCATTAAAACAGTCAATTACTCAGTATACTTTAATGAAAAGGAGGTGGAGGTGCGATGCACGTGTGGACTATTTGAAACTAGGGGGATTCTATGTCGGCATGCACTTAGAGTTTGTCAATTGAAGAAGATTAAAGAGCTGCCAAGTGTATATGTCTTGGATCGCTGGAGAAAGGACGTAAAGAGGAGATACACCTTACTCAGAAGTAGCTACGATGACCATGGTGACAGAGAGGATAGTCGGAATTATGAGCTTGTTGTTAAGAGATGTTTGAAATTAGCAACCAAAATAGCctcaaataatgaaaaagtCCATGCATTCCTAAGTGTTGTTGATGACTTTGAGAAAAAATGTGAAGACTCAACAGTAGACTCGACACTCATTCATACGAAGGAGAAAGCAGATGTGGTATTGGATAAGGGGAAAAAGATATTAAGCCCAAATGTGGTACGAGGAAAAGGGAGACCCCCAAGTAAGAGGAGGGTTCCACCTGTGGAAAAGATGGTCACAAAGAAAAGCAAACGG ACATGCAGGAAAATCTTGGCAGATGAATCAGGATTGGATGACAACCCGGGATCTCAACACCCCCAATTTTCTGATGGGGTATATGTTGGGACACAAAACAGCATTATTACACAATCCACACCACCAGGAAATGAG AATTTGTGA